The following coding sequences are from one Eucalyptus grandis isolate ANBG69807.140 chromosome 11, ASM1654582v1, whole genome shotgun sequence window:
- the LOC104440274 gene encoding uncharacterized protein LOC104440274: MGRKRRVEELVDDLDKAGKSGVGVALSIATKSAPKQKEVIWFLATRHLKSTPKYDLVLALIKAGHLDILLYLANAYPKLTNFDTSKNLGMLKDLAHVKSYYRSGAQLNFWEKCIYQCIPPSVDQSSNKVKDAKMARGKIAHLLRVAPFINRIGELKLRHECWLALANLVFKGLKDLMKTPKMLQLTSAIVHEAASNGISEIVKLCLEQYPELMWDIKFTKELIEEVVKGRHVELFRLMNACDTIPNLRYDIQRNRDLMEAVVGWSTGYAPADVSGAAFLMQRELQWFEVLENRSSPKIESLKFKVGSPYLFCHPFVLFNLHLC, encoded by the exons atgggaagaaaaagaagggtaGAGGAATTAGTAGATGATCTTGACAAAGCTGGTAAATCAGGTGTAGGAGTTGCCTTGTCAATTGCTACTAAAAGTGCTCCTAAGCAAAAGGAGGTTATCTGGTTCCTAGCCACCAGACATCTAAAATCCACCCCAAAGTATGATCTCGTGCTTGCCCTTATTAAGGCTGGCCATTTGG ACATACTCTTGTATTTAGCTAACGCATACCCCAAGTTAACGAACTTTGACACGAGCAAAAACCTTGGCATGTTAAAAGACTTAGCGCACGTGAAGTCTTACTACCGCAGTGGAGCTCAactcaatttttgggaaaagtgtATTTACCAAT GTATCCCTCCCTCGGTTGATCAATCATCTAACAAGGTCAAAGACGCCAAGATGGCTCGAG GCAAAATTGCTCATCTATTACGTGTAGCACCTTTTATCAACAGGATTGGAGAATTGAAGTTACGGCACGAATGCTGGCTTGCGTTAGCAAATCTAGTTTTTAAAGGGTTGAAGGATCTTATGAAAACTCCTAAAATGCTCCAATTGACTTCAGCCATTGTCCATGAAGCTGCATCTAATGGAATATCTGAAATTGTCAAGTTATGTCTTGAGCAATATCCGGAACTGATGTGGGATataaaattcacaaaagaaCTGATTGAAGAAGTTGTGAAGGGACGGCATGTTGAGTTGTTTAGACTAATGAATGCATGCGACACAATTCCAAACTTGAGGTACGACATTCAGAGGAACCGCGACCTGATGGAGGCAGTAGTAGGATGGTCAACAGGATATGCACCGGCAGATGTTTCTGGGGCAGCTTTTCTTATGCAAAGGGAACTTCAATGGTTTGAG GTACTGGAAAATAGGAGCTCTCCTAAAATTGAAAGTCTAAAATTCAAGGTCGGTTCACCTTATTTGTTTTGCCACCCTTTTGTGCTCTTTAATTTACATTTGTGTTAA